A section of the Phormidium ambiguum IAM M-71 genome encodes:
- a CDS encoding iron uptake porin, translating to MNQNFGNLLLAQTFFFGITSFVSCWAIVGLIAANAESVNSPKAIDFAIAQSEPLEADSMAQITSVSQLSDVQPTDWAFPALQSLVERYGIIAGYNDRTFRGDRAMTRYEFAAGLNAALNRINELITSGKRNLVTQEDLVTLQKLQAEFATELNSLRGRIDALELRTQQLEARQFSPITKLEGEVVFAISDVFGNEVGDRNNAVFQQRARLYFESSFTGKDRLRVRLDVGNFERFDLPTNEGRLAFASNTDGLLELGDLEYRFPLGERLIVYLEANDAGLHDFTNVINPFFRSSGSGAISRFGRRNPIYRIPNANAGLGASLKLSDTLSFDFGYLAGESENPTPGRGLFNGDYGAIGQLTFNPSDRFALGLTYIHSYASAGEGLDTGTGSTAARLNELGPQEIERPVVANSYGIQANYRVTDNIAIGGWVGYSAARAIGLGDAQIWNYAFTLAFPDLGKEGNLGGIIIGMEPKLTNTSSGLRAIGQFKDRDTSFHIETFYRYQITDNISITPGIIWITNPNHNRNNDDFVIGTIRTTFEF from the coding sequence ATGAATCAAAATTTTGGTAACTTATTGTTAGCTCAAACCTTTTTTTTCGGAATAACTTCCTTTGTATCCTGTTGGGCAATAGTTGGGTTAATAGCAGCGAATGCCGAAAGTGTAAATAGCCCTAAAGCTATAGACTTTGCGATCGCGCAAAGCGAACCACTAGAGGCAGATTCAATGGCTCAAATTACTTCTGTTTCCCAACTTTCTGATGTGCAGCCAACTGACTGGGCATTCCCAGCACTACAATCTTTAGTAGAGCGTTATGGCATTATTGCTGGTTATAACGATCGCACTTTTCGAGGCGATCGAGCAATGACGCGCTATGAGTTTGCGGCAGGATTGAATGCGGCTCTAAACCGTATTAATGAGTTAATTACAAGTGGAAAAAGAAATTTAGTTACTCAAGAAGATTTGGTAACATTACAAAAGTTACAAGCAGAATTTGCCACTGAACTTAATTCCTTACGAGGTCGGATTGATGCTTTAGAACTTCGCACGCAGCAGTTAGAAGCTCGCCAATTTTCCCCGATAACTAAACTTGAAGGAGAAGTAGTTTTTGCCATCAGCGATGTGTTTGGAAATGAAGTTGGCGATCGCAACAACGCAGTTTTTCAACAGCGGGCACGTCTCTATTTTGAATCTAGCTTTACTGGCAAAGACCGCTTGAGAGTTCGTCTTGATGTTGGGAATTTCGAGCGTTTTGATTTACCGACGAATGAAGGTCGTCTCGCTTTTGCCTCAAATACTGATGGTTTACTTGAACTAGGAGATTTAGAGTATCGCTTTCCTTTAGGTGAAAGACTAATAGTTTATCTTGAGGCAAATGATGCTGGGCTTCATGACTTTACTAATGTTATTAATCCCTTTTTTAGAAGCAGTGGCAGTGGTGCAATTTCCCGCTTTGGTCGGCGTAACCCAATCTATCGAATTCCTAATGCAAATGCTGGTTTGGGTGCAAGCTTAAAATTAAGCGATACCCTTAGTTTTGACTTTGGTTATTTAGCAGGAGAATCGGAAAATCCTACCCCTGGTAGAGGTTTATTTAATGGTGATTATGGTGCTATTGGTCAGCTAACATTTAATCCCAGCGATCGCTTTGCCCTTGGCTTAACTTACATTCATTCTTATGCCTCTGCGGGTGAAGGTTTGGATACTGGTACTGGCAGCACAGCCGCCCGTTTAAATGAACTTGGGCCACAAGAAATTGAGCGCCCAGTAGTTGCTAATTCCTACGGTATTCAAGCCAATTACCGAGTCACTGATAATATTGCTATTGGTGGCTGGGTGGGATACTCTGCTGCTCGTGCGATCGGTCTGGGAGATGCTCAAATTTGGAACTATGCTTTCACTCTAGCTTTTCCTGACCTTGGTAAAGAGGGAAATTTGGGCGGAATTATTATCGGTATGGAACCCAAGTTAACTAATACTAGTAGTGGTTTAAGAGCGATCGGACAATTTAAAGACCGTGATACTTCATTCCATATTGAAACCTTTTACAGATATCAAATCACAGATAACATTTCTATTACTCCCGGTATTATCTGGATAACGAATCCAAATCACAACAGAAATAACGATGACTTTGTTATTGGCACTATCAGAACTACTTTCGAGTTTTAA
- a CDS encoding GAF domain-containing hybrid sensor histidine kinase/response regulator, producing MLELWNNFLPSRSYIPHGHCYLWQTPLVGLHLISDALIALAYLSIPAMLIYFVHKRSDVPFSKVFILFSSFIVLCGVGHLLDIWTLWYPDYWISGIERAFTALVSCYTALKLVELLPKFLALRTPEQLEALNLELQIQVTERQRAEETLRMIISGTAAVIGQDFFSALVQNLAAALNVPYVIVSEKIDTSVNYLNSLAFWSNNQLIENFQYNLDSTPCELVVQNKQVYYFAENLQELFPHDLWLKEIDARSYIGVPLLDHNQKAIGNLCVIDAKPLNIDNCTKAVLSVFAARAATELQRKWAEEEKQLAYQKLEVRVQERTAELVASNLALEKEVEERIAAEAKMKLMAEREQAINKVIMRMLQSLDLQTIFQATTAELRQAIQCDRVVIYKFNSDWSGQIVSESVAEGWKVILPQELNNCLPNKLIDESNCSVRYLDSSQTVICDTYLQKNIKIIYQKKNSYCCISDVYQAGFSRCYLGFLEQIQARAYLIAPIFCGDRLWGLLGVYQNSSPRNWQEDEVPIVTQIGNQLGVAVQQAELFAQTQYQAEELKRAKEAADAASLAKSEFLANMSHELRTPLNAILGFTQLIQRDTSLRADYQRYIDIINQSGEHLLSLINDVLEMSKIEAGRVTLHDTQFSLSQLLKVLQDMLQLKAKSKGLELNFELAPDVPRFIKADENKLRQVLINLLSNGIKFTKTGSVTLRVNFLSDAANHTCNLFFEIEDTGFGIAADEINNLFQAFSQTKVGRESKEGTGLGLRISQKLVQLMGGEIKVKSVINQGTCFSFQIPVSCTVIEPAKTSLALKDVSGLAPGQPKYRIMVVEDNPINRLLLVRLLDYFGFDIAEAENGKVAIDLCQQWQPHLIFMDIQMPIMNGYQATRQIKQLKLANVPKIVAITASAFAEQQKLCFASGCDDFVSKPFRREEILQILAQNLDIEYSYTTKVRESIDNIQPESNHTLDAQALSIMPAEWITQLHNAVSRCDDTMSLKLIAQIPVEQTRLIETLTQLVEGYQFEQLMELTNSITKQSN from the coding sequence ATGCTGGAATTATGGAATAATTTTCTACCTTCCCGCTCTTATATTCCTCATGGACACTGCTACCTTTGGCAAACTCCTTTAGTCGGATTGCATTTAATTAGTGATGCACTGATCGCCTTGGCGTATCTATCTATTCCGGCAATGTTAATCTATTTCGTTCACAAACGTAGCGATGTTCCCTTCTCAAAGGTATTCATTTTATTTAGTTCATTTATTGTTCTTTGTGGTGTAGGTCATCTGCTAGATATTTGGACGCTTTGGTATCCTGATTATTGGATTTCCGGCATTGAGCGAGCCTTCACAGCTTTAGTTTCTTGTTATACAGCCCTCAAGTTAGTAGAACTTTTACCTAAATTTCTGGCACTACGAACACCAGAGCAACTAGAAGCTTTAAATCTAGAGCTACAGATACAGGTTACAGAACGTCAGCGAGCAGAGGAAACATTGCGAATGATTATTAGTGGTACTGCTGCTGTAATCGGACAAGATTTTTTTTCGGCTTTGGTACAAAATTTAGCCGCCGCCTTAAATGTTCCTTATGTAATAGTATCGGAAAAAATTGATACATCTGTCAATTATCTCAATAGTCTGGCTTTTTGGTCTAACAATCAATTGATTGAAAACTTTCAATATAATTTAGATAGTACGCCTTGTGAGCTTGTCGTCCAAAATAAACAAGTTTATTACTTTGCCGAAAATTTGCAAGAGTTGTTTCCTCATGATTTATGGCTGAAAGAAATTGATGCTAGAAGTTATATAGGCGTGCCTTTATTAGATCATAATCAAAAAGCGATCGGTAATTTATGCGTTATTGATGCTAAGCCTTTAAATATTGATAATTGCACTAAAGCTGTATTAAGTGTCTTTGCCGCCAGAGCCGCTACAGAATTACAACGTAAATGGGCAGAAGAAGAAAAGCAACTTGCTTATCAAAAATTAGAAGTCCGCGTTCAAGAACGCACAGCAGAATTAGTTGCTAGTAACCTGGCTTTAGAAAAAGAAGTAGAAGAAAGAATTGCGGCAGAAGCCAAAATGAAACTAATGGCAGAACGGGAACAAGCTATTAATAAAGTGATTATGAGAATGTTACAAAGTTTGGATTTACAAACCATTTTTCAGGCTACGACTGCGGAACTGCGACAAGCTATTCAGTGCGATCGCGTCGTGATTTATAAATTCAATTCTGACTGGAGCGGACAAATAGTTTCTGAGTCTGTTGCTGAAGGCTGGAAAGTTATACTACCCCAAGAACTAAATAATTGCCTACCAAATAAGTTAATTGATGAATCAAACTGTTCTGTACGTTATTTGGACAGTTCTCAGACAGTAATTTGTGATACTTACTTACAAAAAAATATTAAGATAATTTATCAGAAAAAAAACAGTTATTGCTGCATTTCAGATGTTTATCAAGCGGGTTTTAGTCGTTGTTATTTGGGATTTTTAGAACAAATTCAAGCCAGGGCTTACCTCATTGCACCAATTTTTTGTGGCGATCGACTTTGGGGCTTATTAGGAGTTTATCAAAATAGCAGCCCCCGTAATTGGCAAGAAGATGAAGTGCCAATTGTTACACAAATTGGTAATCAACTCGGAGTTGCAGTGCAACAAGCAGAATTATTTGCTCAAACACAATACCAAGCTGAAGAGCTAAAACGTGCAAAGGAAGCTGCTGATGCTGCTAGTCTAGCCAAAAGCGAATTTTTAGCCAACATGAGTCATGAACTTCGCACACCACTCAATGCGATTTTAGGTTTCACACAATTGATACAGCGAGATACTTCTCTGCGTGCTGACTATCAACGATACATCGATATTATTAACCAAAGTGGTGAACATTTATTGTCACTAATTAATGATGTGTTGGAGATGTCAAAAATTGAAGCCGGAAGAGTTACCCTACATGACACTCAATTTAGTTTGTCTCAACTGTTGAAAGTTTTGCAAGATATGTTGCAACTTAAAGCTAAATCTAAAGGTTTAGAACTAAATTTTGAGCTTGCGCCTGATGTACCTCGTTTTATTAAAGCTGATGAAAACAAACTGAGACAAGTATTAATTAATTTATTGAGCAATGGCATTAAATTTACCAAAACAGGTAGCGTGACACTACGAGTCAATTTTCTGTCCGATGCAGCTAATCATACTTGTAATTTATTTTTTGAAATAGAAGATACTGGATTTGGCATTGCGGCTGATGAAATCAATAATTTGTTTCAAGCTTTTAGCCAAACAAAAGTAGGACGAGAATCTAAAGAAGGAACAGGTTTAGGATTAAGAATTTCTCAAAAGTTGGTGCAATTAATGGGAGGAGAAATCAAGGTTAAAAGTGTAATTAATCAAGGTACCTGTTTTTCATTTCAAATCCCTGTTAGTTGCACTGTAATAGAACCAGCAAAAACATCTTTGGCGCTAAAAGATGTGTCGGGTTTGGCACCTGGACAACCTAAGTATAGAATTATGGTTGTCGAAGATAATCCGATTAATCGGTTATTGTTAGTTCGATTATTGGATTATTTTGGGTTTGATATCGCGGAAGCAGAAAATGGGAAAGTGGCGATCGATCTTTGCCAACAATGGCAACCTCATTTAATTTTTATGGATATCCAAATGCCAATTATGAATGGCTATCAAGCAACCAGACAAATTAAGCAATTAAAATTGGCCAATGTCCCGAAAATTGTAGCAATTACAGCCAGTGCATTTGCCGAACAACAAAAATTATGCTTTGCTTCTGGTTGTGATGATTTTGTTAGTAAGCCATTCCGTCGAGAAGAAATTTTGCAAATTTTAGCTCAAAATTTAGACATAGAATACTCTTATACAACAAAAGTAAGAGAGTCGATCGATAACATACAACCAGAATCTAATCATACTTTAGATGCCCAGGCACTCTCTATTATGCCTGCGGAATGGATTACTCAACTTCATAATGCTGTTTCTCGATGTGATGATACCATGAGTTTGAAATTAATTGCTCAAATTCCGGTTGAACAAACTCGATTAATTGAAACTTTAACTCAGTTAGTAGAAGGCTATCAGTTCGAGCAATTAATGGAACTCACGAATTCAATAACTAAGCAAAGCAATTGA
- a CDS encoding AAA-like domain-containing protein, with translation MTSPDRISEQTLSAKRRRGVILSAQGWQRLQAAEYLSAARDNAGNAYTLEQLSDRTGISTKTLTKVRRRQNPVDQPTLAEYFKSFHLSLEKDDYINQEPDPDASSATLTNLLQTPLKGQLTLESPFYIYRPPAEKLILKEIVQPGALIRIRAPRQFGKTSLIAKALNHAEENHFQTAVVSLQLADSEVLGSLSQFLQWLCVMVSRSLGLPNALEEYWNPMFGSSYSCNDYFESYLLSASESPLLLVLDEVNLLFNYPKIAADFFGMLRAWYERSRHSTNGSELWQKLRLIIVYSTDVFLPLNVHQSPFNVGLLITLSAFTKEQIQELVIRYGLTPAEFYATELLQLLGGHPYLTQLALFHLSQQQITLKQITATILTPETIFDSHLRQQLGYLEQHPELAEAMSQVVANPKGIELHPATAFKLQGVGLIRFENGLAISSCNLYQTYFAQILK, from the coding sequence GTGACTTCTCCAGACAGAATCTCTGAACAAACTTTATCTGCAAAACGAAGAAGAGGCGTGATTCTAAGCGCCCAGGGCTGGCAACGTTTACAAGCTGCTGAATATTTATCCGCTGCAAGAGACAATGCAGGTAATGCTTATACATTAGAACAGTTAAGCGATCGCACTGGAATTAGCACCAAAACCTTAACCAAAGTACGTCGCCGTCAAAATCCCGTAGATCAACCGACACTAGCAGAATATTTCAAATCTTTTCATCTTTCCTTAGAAAAGGATGATTATATTAACCAAGAACCAGATCCAGACGCTTCTTCTGCTACTTTAACTAATTTGTTACAAACACCTTTAAAAGGACAATTAACTCTTGAGTCTCCGTTTTATATCTATCGTCCTCCAGCCGAGAAACTTATACTTAAAGAAATTGTCCAGCCCGGAGCATTAATTCGTATCCGTGCTCCCCGACAGTTTGGCAAAACTTCCCTGATTGCCAAAGCCTTAAATCATGCGGAAGAAAACCATTTTCAGACAGCGGTGGTAAGTTTACAGCTAGCAGACAGCGAAGTTTTAGGAAGTTTAAGCCAATTCTTACAATGGTTGTGTGTAATGGTGAGTCGCAGTCTCGGCTTACCTAACGCTTTAGAAGAATATTGGAATCCGATGTTTGGTAGTAGCTATAGTTGCAATGATTATTTTGAAAGTTATTTATTATCTGCCTCAGAAAGCCCACTGTTGTTAGTTTTAGACGAAGTGAACTTACTATTTAATTATCCGAAAATTGCCGCAGATTTTTTCGGAATGTTAAGGGCTTGGTATGAGCGATCGCGTCACAGTACCAATGGCAGTGAATTATGGCAAAAATTACGCCTCATTATTGTTTATTCCACAGATGTATTTTTACCGTTAAACGTACATCAATCTCCCTTTAATGTAGGATTATTAATTACATTATCTGCCTTTACTAAAGAACAAATTCAAGAACTTGTCATCCGCTACGGACTAACACCAGCCGAATTTTATGCAACTGAATTGCTACAATTACTCGGTGGTCATCCTTACTTAACTCAACTAGCACTTTTTCACTTAAGTCAACAACAAATCACCTTAAAGCAAATTACCGCAACTATACTTACTCCTGAAACCATCTTTGATAGTCATTTACGCCAACAATTAGGTTATTTAGAACAACATCCAGAATTAGCAGAAGCTATGAGCCAAGTAGTTGCCAATCCCAAGGGAATAGAACTACATCCAGCCACAGCTTTTAAACTACAAGGTGTGGGATTAATTCGGTTTGAAAATGGATTGGCAATTTCTAGCTGTAACTTATACCAAACATACTTTGCTCAAATTTTGAAATAA
- a CDS encoding HAMP domain-containing methyl-accepting chemotaxis protein, translating to MFKQIKLQTQLISSFAVMGAIVLIVGVVGWNGSLRLSDHINTLGKNSLPSIRGLWKINEGQGQVQSSARALANPNLSQEAKDVELKRIQTAWQQINEGFAEYTSAPQTPQEAKVYQQFQINWARWKQDQEEILRLYQASKADREVSESELDEISKFLANEEPKSFNLATEDLLKLLEINSEVANTAQKLALQDVSQINFWIFCGFVVGSIAAFILGIYLSRMLTAKITAMIDTLMSSSTEMAAMVAQQEKITTQQATSVNQTTTAMDELGISSSRSAQQAASATNGAQQAMSLAENGTQAVERTLKGMASLKNKVDAIALQINHLNQQTAQISSITNLVSDIANQTNMLALNAAVEAVRAGEFGKGFAIVASEIRQLADQSKQSAQKINTLIADIQSTISTTVIVTNEGTKTVVDGVKIAQETASAFAGVSDAVNHVFLNSQQIALSSQQQAIAIQQVVEAMNSLNVAAKETASGINQTQVTMQQLKEAALNLKAIV from the coding sequence ATGTTTAAGCAAATCAAACTACAAACTCAATTGATAAGTTCGTTTGCAGTTATGGGAGCGATCGTACTGATTGTGGGAGTGGTGGGATGGAATGGCAGTTTGCGACTTAGCGACCATATTAATACTTTGGGCAAAAATAGCCTACCCAGCATTCGCGGATTGTGGAAAATTAACGAAGGACAAGGACAAGTCCAGTCATCAGCAAGGGCACTGGCAAATCCAAACTTGAGTCAGGAAGCTAAAGACGTTGAACTTAAACGAATTCAAACGGCATGGCAACAAATTAATGAAGGATTTGCAGAATACACATCGGCTCCACAGACACCACAAGAAGCTAAAGTTTACCAACAATTTCAGATTAATTGGGCAAGATGGAAGCAAGATCAAGAGGAAATTTTACGATTGTATCAAGCGTCTAAAGCCGATCGAGAAGTTTCCGAGTCTGAGCTTGACGAGATTAGTAAGTTCCTAGCTAACGAGGAGCCGAAATCATTTAATTTGGCAACGGAAGATTTGCTCAAGTTATTGGAAATTAATAGTGAGGTGGCAAATACAGCCCAAAAGTTAGCCCTTCAAGATGTGTCTCAAATTAATTTCTGGATTTTTTGTGGGTTTGTTGTGGGGTCAATAGCTGCATTTATTCTTGGTATCTACCTGAGTAGAATGTTAACCGCAAAAATTACGGCGATGATCGATACACTGATGAGTTCTTCAACTGAAATGGCGGCGATGGTTGCTCAGCAGGAAAAAATTACTACTCAACAAGCTACATCAGTTAACCAAACTACAACCGCAATGGATGAATTGGGAATTTCTTCAAGTCGATCGGCCCAACAAGCTGCTTCTGCAACCAATGGAGCACAACAAGCAATGTCATTGGCAGAAAATGGAACCCAAGCGGTTGAAAGAACTCTCAAAGGAATGGCTTCTTTAAAGAATAAAGTTGATGCGATCGCATTGCAGATTAACCACTTAAACCAGCAAACAGCACAGATTAGTAGTATCACTAATTTAGTCAGCGATATCGCTAATCAAACCAATATGTTGGCGCTAAATGCTGCGGTAGAAGCTGTCAGGGCGGGAGAGTTTGGTAAGGGTTTTGCGATCGTTGCTAGCGAAATTCGCCAATTAGCAGATCAAAGTAAACAATCAGCCCAAAAGATTAACACTTTGATTGCTGATATTCAATCTACAATCAGCACAACTGTAATCGTTACAAATGAGGGGACAAAAACAGTAGTAGATGGGGTAAAAATTGCCCAAGAAACCGCATCTGCTTTTGCGGGAGTTTCTGATGCCGTGAATCACGTTTTTCTCAATAGTCAACAAATTGCTTTGAGTTCTCAACAGCAAGCGATCGCTATTCAGCAAGTTGTTGAAGCCATGAATTCCTTAAATGTAGCAGCCAAAGAAACCGCTAGTGGCATCAACCAAACTCAAGTTACCATGCAACAACTCAAAGAAGCGGCACTGAATCTAAAGGCGATCGTCTAA
- a CDS encoding methanogen output domain 1-containing protein, giving the protein MVNSFVTDASIRELDVPLNRDVFLRTLIRELSGTLQDVVGLEEASGFISVVGQLMGKQIDDAYKSALQVSHLSRSQVGEVLVDLKKRIQGDFYVIEETEEKIVFGNRVCPFAEKVTNRPSMCMMTSNVFGSIAAENLGYAKVELQETIAEGAPGCRVVIYLQLTEEAEEAEGREYFKA; this is encoded by the coding sequence ATGGTTAATTCTTTTGTAACAGACGCTTCAATTCGTGAACTTGATGTCCCACTAAACAGAGATGTATTTCTTCGGACTTTAATTCGAGAACTTTCCGGTACTCTACAGGATGTCGTTGGATTAGAAGAAGCATCAGGTTTTATTAGTGTTGTGGGTCAATTAATGGGAAAACAGATTGATGACGCTTATAAGTCAGCTTTGCAAGTTTCCCATCTTTCGCGTTCGCAAGTCGGAGAAGTTTTAGTAGACCTAAAAAAACGGATTCAAGGTGATTTTTATGTTATTGAAGAAACCGAAGAAAAAATAGTGTTTGGCAATCGGGTTTGTCCATTTGCAGAAAAAGTCACTAATCGTCCTTCTATGTGCATGATGACTTCCAATGTTTTTGGCTCAATTGCGGCTGAAAATCTTGGTTATGCAAAAGTAGAATTACAAGAAACGATCGCAGAAGGTGCCCCTGGATGCCGAGTTGTGATTTATCTTCAACTGACGGAAGAAGCAGAAGAAGCAGAAGGTAGAGAATATTTTAAAGCATAA